A genome region from Arthrobacter sp. SLBN-100 includes the following:
- a CDS encoding DUF2004 domain-containing protein: protein MNKVASQHFGEIELNHGGDHNIAVKHELRGHPLELDLNITAHDHFDEAALRKVDYRLRFLPELVDEVRDMIAEELDQEGTSPQEYLHFHCNALKDEHLHKVFGVEHRSQLTNEVFLKALKLGHVGIYPGQPERYFVLDFTLGEHFTDEVLVASADEDGVVDDEIVWES, encoded by the coding sequence ATGAACAAGGTAGCGAGCCAGCACTTTGGAGAGATCGAGCTCAATCACGGCGGGGACCACAACATCGCCGTCAAGCATGAGCTGCGGGGCCATCCGCTGGAACTCGACCTGAACATCACCGCGCACGACCACTTCGACGAGGCAGCACTGCGCAAGGTGGATTACCGTTTGCGGTTCCTGCCTGAACTGGTGGACGAGGTGCGGGACATGATTGCGGAGGAGCTGGACCAGGAAGGCACCAGCCCGCAGGAATACCTGCATTTCCACTGCAATGCGCTCAAGGATGAGCACCTGCATAAAGTTTTTGGTGTGGAGCACCGCAGTCAACTCACCAACGAAGTGTTCCTCAAAGCACTCAAGCTCGGCCACGTTGGCATCTATCCCGGCCAGCCCGAGCGCTACTTCGTCCTGGACTTCACCCTGGGCGAGCATTTCACCGATGAAGTCCTGGTGGCCTCGGCCGACGAGGACGGCGTGGTGGACGACGAGATCGTCTGGGAGTCCTGA